A region of Denticeps clupeoides chromosome 19, fDenClu1.1, whole genome shotgun sequence DNA encodes the following proteins:
- the LOC114769363 gene encoding glutaredoxin-like isoform X2, giving the protein MGNLTSSSGGLSSTTACTQFVQDIVSHNCVVIFSKTTCPYCKMAKSLFNEIGATYKVIELDQHSDGRRLQEALAQITGARTVPRVFINGRCIGGGSDTKELHQQGKLVPLIEQCTSCCMSDGSSSGGGQFQANH; this is encoded by the exons atgGGCAATTTAACATCATCATCCGGGGGTCTGTCAAGCACCACAGCATGTACGCAGTTCGTCCAG GATATCGTGTCCCACAACTGTGTCGTCATCTTCTCTAAGACAACGTGTCCGTACTGCAAGATGGCAAAGAGTCTGTTCAACGAAATAGGCGCGACGTACAAAGTGATCGAACTGGATCAGCACAGCGATGGGCGGAGACTTCAGGAAGCTTTGGCGCAGATTACCGGCGCACGAACG GTACCGAGAGTCTTCATCAACGGCCGCTGCATTGGCGGTGGCTCGGACACCAAGGAGCTCCATCAGCAGGGGAAGCTGGTGCCGCTGATCGAACAGTGCACGTCCTGCTGCATGTCGGATGGTTCCAGCTCTGGCGGCGGCCAGTTCCAGGCCAATCACTAG
- the LOC114769348 gene encoding beta-1,3-galactosyltransferase 2-like yields the protein MQWRRRHCCLAKMPWNVKRSLFRTHMMGLVSLASLSATLLFLCHQDWLLGHAGLRDNPVSYTIRGFRSRNEGNQSSLRNLWRVTAYTAAKAQANSSSHQDDSSMPEDSGLQNSLSTNSSLHREMGVGGRLAAQPYGYVLNEPHKCRESNPFLILLIAAEPRQADARNAIRLTWGNDSVAPGLGFVRLFLLGMGSNGPDAYPQSAIEEESRQYHDIVQQEYQDTYYNLTIKTLMGMNWVATYCPGVRYVMKTDSDMFVNTEYLIQKLLKPGLPPRQNYFTGYLMRGYAPNRNKDSKWYMPSELYSSERYPIFCSGTGYVFSGDLAEKIYQASLGIRRLHLEDVYVGICLAKLRVDPEPPPNEFLFNHWRVSYSSCKYSHLITSHQFQPNELIKYWSHLQSNKHNACLNMAKEKNGRYRHRKLHSDRLW from the coding sequence ATGCAGTGGCGAAGGCGTCACTGCTGCCTGGCCAAGATGCCCTGGAATGTTAAGCGCTCACTCTTCCGCACCCACATGATGGGGCTGGTGTCGCTGGCCTCACTCTCGGCAACCCTCCTCTTCCTGTGTCACCAGGATTGGCTCCTCGGTCATGCAGGGCTGAGGGACAACCCAGTGTCCTACACCATCAGAGGATTCCGCTCCAGGAACGAAGGCAACCAGAGTTCCCTCCGAAACCTCTGGCGGGTTACGGCCTACACAGCAGCTAAAGCCCAGGCCAACTCCAGCTCACATCAGGACGACTCGTCCATGCCGGAGGACTCGGGACTGCAGAATTCCTTGAGCACCAACAGCAGCTTGCACAGGGAGATGGGAGTAGGCGGGAGGCTGGCCGCCCAGCCGTACGGCTATGTCCTGAATGAGCCGCACAAATGCCGGGAGAGCAACCCCTTCCTGATCCTGCTGATCGCCGCCGAGCCCAGACAAGCGGATGCCAGGAATGCCATCAGGCTGACCTGGGGGAATGACAGCGTCGCCCCGGGCCTGGGCTTTGTGCGGCTCTTCCTGCTGGGCATGGGGTCTAACGGCCCAGATGCGTACCCCCAGAGCGCCATCGAGGAGGAGAGCCGGCAGTACCACGACATCGTCCAGCAAGAGTACCAGGATACATACTACAACCTGACCATCAAGACCTTGATGGGCATGAACTGGGTGGCCACGTACTGCCCAGGTGTCAGGTATGTGATGAAGACTGACAGTGACATGTTCGTCAACACTGAGTATCTGATCCAGAAACTGCTGAAGCCAGGCCTCCCGCCGAGGCAGAACTACTTCACTGGCTACCTGATGCGCGGCTACGCCCCCAACCGGAACAAGGACAGCAAGTGGTACATGCCATCCGAGTTGTACTCCAGCGAGCGCTACCCCATCTTCTGCTCGGGCACGGGCTACGTTTTCTCCGGCGACTTGGCGGAGAAGATCTATCAGGCTTCGCTGGGCATCCGACGCCTGCACCTGGAGGACGTGTACGTGGGAATCTGCCTCGCCAAGCTGCGCGTGGACCCGGAGCCGCCGCCCAACGAGTTCCTCTTCAACCACTGGCGCGTCTCCTACTCCAGCTGCAAGTACAGCCACCTGATCACCTCCCACCAGTTCCAGCCCAACGAACTCATCAAGTACTGGAGCCACCTACAGAGCAACAAGCACAACGCCTGCCTCAACATGGCCAAGGAGAAGAATGGGCGCTACCGCCACAGGAAGCTGCACTCGGACAGGCTCTGGTGA
- the LOC114769363 gene encoding glutaredoxin-like isoform X1, with the protein MSPSAPSLLARLTRGVFRQQRMGNLTSSSGGLSSTTACTQFVQDIVSHNCVVIFSKTTCPYCKMAKSLFNEIGATYKVIELDQHSDGRRLQEALAQITGARTVPRVFINGRCIGGGSDTKELHQQGKLVPLIEQCTSCCMSDGSSSGGGQFQANH; encoded by the exons ATGTCGCCGTCCGCTCCGTCACTTCTCGCCAGGTTGACCCGAGGGGTCTTCCGTCAGCAAAg gatgGGCAATTTAACATCATCATCCGGGGGTCTGTCAAGCACCACAGCATGTACGCAGTTCGTCCAG GATATCGTGTCCCACAACTGTGTCGTCATCTTCTCTAAGACAACGTGTCCGTACTGCAAGATGGCAAAGAGTCTGTTCAACGAAATAGGCGCGACGTACAAAGTGATCGAACTGGATCAGCACAGCGATGGGCGGAGACTTCAGGAAGCTTTGGCGCAGATTACCGGCGCACGAACG GTACCGAGAGTCTTCATCAACGGCCGCTGCATTGGCGGTGGCTCGGACACCAAGGAGCTCCATCAGCAGGGGAAGCTGGTGCCGCTGATCGAACAGTGCACGTCCTGCTGCATGTCGGATGGTTCCAGCTCTGGCGGCGGCCAGTTCCAGGCCAATCACTAG